From a region of the Burkholderia lata genome:
- a CDS encoding methyl-accepting chemotaxis protein, with amino-acid sequence MFSSIRARILAACVAIVVFALVATTLINYFIAHSYNDDAIDRNLTSVASGHVVGIADWVATRSRMIASLQDAALTPDPLPVFKQMATAGGFTNVYAGYADKVFHFSDPTGIPPDYDPTGRPWYKQAAQAGKPVVTPPYVDAGTGNLVVTFAVPILRDGALKGVVAADVSMDAVIANVKTIHPTPASFGMLIDSNGHVVAHPDAKLTLKPVADVSPELGATNGATIAAATAPVEVTVGGDAKLVRARPVPGTDWYALVLLDKNEATAGMRSLLTASLITLLVIVGVASLIIGAITATAFRRLSQVRQAMAAIGSGAGDLTQRLPADGRDEVADIARSFNSFVDKLNDVMRQIRDASESVRTAANEIAAGNQDLSSRTESAAASLEETAASMEEITATVGQSAAAAGQADERAAAASRIASHGGVVVSDVVATMEKIEEASGRIGDIIGVIDGIAFQTNILALNAAVEAARAGEQGRGFAVVAQEVRSLAQRSAQAAREVKVLVESTVASVSAGSGQVRQAGDTMREIVSNVSNVTTIISEITHAANEQTRGIQEVNRAVTQLDEMVQQNAALVEQSTAAATALQSQANALATTVGRFKVA; translated from the coding sequence ATGTTCTCGTCCATCCGGGCCCGCATCCTAGCCGCGTGCGTTGCCATCGTCGTATTCGCGCTCGTCGCCACCACGCTCATCAACTACTTCATCGCGCACTCGTACAACGATGATGCGATCGACCGCAACCTGACTTCCGTCGCCAGCGGCCACGTGGTCGGGATCGCCGACTGGGTCGCCACCCGGAGCCGGATGATCGCGTCGCTGCAGGACGCCGCGCTGACGCCCGATCCGCTGCCGGTGTTCAAGCAGATGGCCACGGCCGGCGGTTTCACGAACGTCTACGCGGGCTACGCCGACAAGGTGTTCCACTTCTCGGACCCGACCGGCATTCCGCCCGACTACGATCCGACCGGCCGCCCGTGGTACAAGCAGGCCGCGCAGGCCGGCAAGCCGGTCGTTACGCCGCCGTACGTCGACGCCGGCACGGGCAACCTCGTCGTCACGTTCGCGGTGCCGATCCTGCGTGACGGCGCGCTGAAGGGCGTCGTCGCAGCGGACGTCTCGATGGACGCCGTGATCGCGAACGTGAAGACGATCCACCCCACGCCCGCGAGCTTCGGGATGTTGATCGACAGCAACGGCCACGTGGTCGCGCACCCGGACGCGAAGCTCACGCTGAAGCCGGTCGCAGACGTGTCGCCCGAACTCGGCGCGACGAACGGCGCCACGATTGCAGCCGCGACCGCGCCCGTCGAGGTGACGGTCGGCGGCGACGCGAAGCTGGTGCGCGCGCGCCCGGTACCGGGCACGGACTGGTACGCGCTGGTGCTGCTCGACAAGAACGAAGCGACGGCCGGGATGCGCTCGTTGCTGACCGCTTCGCTGATCACGCTGCTCGTGATCGTCGGGGTGGCGTCGCTGATCATCGGCGCGATCACCGCGACCGCGTTCCGCCGCCTGTCGCAAGTGCGCCAGGCGATGGCCGCGATCGGCTCGGGCGCCGGCGACCTGACGCAGCGCCTGCCGGCCGACGGCCGTGACGAGGTGGCCGACATCGCGCGCTCGTTCAACAGCTTCGTCGACAAGCTGAACGACGTGATGCGCCAGATCCGCGATGCAAGCGAATCGGTACGCACGGCCGCGAACGAGATCGCGGCAGGCAACCAGGATCTGTCGTCGCGCACCGAATCGGCGGCGGCGAGCCTCGAGGAAACGGCCGCATCGATGGAAGAGATCACCGCGACCGTCGGCCAGTCGGCGGCAGCCGCCGGCCAGGCGGACGAACGCGCGGCAGCCGCGTCGCGGATCGCGTCGCATGGCGGCGTGGTCGTGTCGGACGTCGTCGCGACGATGGAAAAGATCGAGGAAGCATCGGGCCGGATCGGCGACATCATCGGCGTGATCGACGGGATCGCGTTCCAGACCAACATCCTTGCGCTGAACGCGGCGGTCGAAGCGGCGCGCGCGGGCGAGCAGGGCCGCGGCTTCGCGGTCGTCGCGCAGGAAGTGCGCAGCCTCGCGCAACGCAGCGCGCAGGCCGCACGCGAAGTGAAGGTGCTGGTCGAATCGACGGTCGCGAGCGTGTCGGCCGGGTCCGGGCAGGTGCGTCAGGCCGGCGACACGATGCGCGAGATCGTGTCCAACGTGTCGAACGTGACGACGATCATCTCCGAGATCACGCACGCGGCGAACGAGCAGACGCGCGGGATCCAGGAAGTGAATCGCGCGGTCACGCAGCTCGACGAAATGGTGCAACAGAACGCAGCGCTCGTCGAACAGTCGACCGCCGCCGCAACGGCGCTGCAGTCGCAGGCGAACGCGCTGGCGACCACGGTCGGGCGGTTCAAGGTCGCTTGA
- a CDS encoding DUF3562 domain-containing protein, which translates to MSKDNLLDSLKEAAKQRAIGSDQLRAMLDDEVRVLSSGARVHDYIHVFAIRNLRERMRQQDDFDHDTRADAPSADADPRPSHRL; encoded by the coding sequence ATGTCCAAGGACAATTTGCTCGATTCACTCAAGGAAGCCGCCAAACAGCGCGCGATCGGTTCGGATCAGTTGCGTGCGATGCTCGACGACGAAGTGCGCGTGTTGTCGTCCGGCGCGCGGGTGCACGATTACATCCACGTGTTCGCGATCCGGAACCTGCGCGAACGGATGCGCCAGCAGGACGATTTCGACCACGACACGCGGGCCGATGCGCCGTCCGCCGACGCCGATCCACGTCCGAGCCATCGCCTGTGA